Genomic window (Sediminispirochaeta smaragdinae DSM 11293):
CGACCCGAGGAGCCTGGAATCGGGCATCGGGAAAAAACATTCGTAAACAAGGAGGAAAAGATGCCTAAAAAGGTATTATTGCTCTCGCTAATCGCTGTTTTGGTAACGGTGAATGGATTTGCCGGAGGGCAGAAGGAGACTTCACAGGGGCCTGTGACGATCCAGATAGCCTACCCTGTGGCGGTGGATGCCCCGGTAACGGAGATCCTCGACGGCTATGCCAGGGATTTTATGGCGAGCCACCCCGGGGTAACGATCGAGCCCGTCTACGCAGGTGGATACACCGACATAAAGACCTCTATCCAAACCGCCATCGATGGCGGAGGTCAGGCTCCTGCCTTGGCGGTCATGCTTGCCACCGACCTTTTTGACTTGGTTAACGCCCAGTATGTGGAACCCTTGAGCGACTACGTGGATGAGATGAAGGATGGTAAGACCTACCTGAACGATTTCCTCCCGGTTTTTCTTGATAACTCCTATTATCAGGGTAAGCTCTGGAGCCTTCCCTTTCAGCGGAGCGCTGTGGTGATGTACTACAACGCCGATCTGCTCGAAAAAGAGGGGATCACCCCACCTGACAGCTGGGATGCCCTTGCTTCGACCGCAGAGGCCCTGACTCTGAAGGATGGGGATGCTGTAAAACGCTGGGGCATCGAATGGCCTTCGGGATGGCCCTATTGGGTTTTTCAGCCCCTGGCGATTGGGGCCGGACAGAATATTATCGGCGAGAGCGATACCGAGGTCTACTTCGATAATCCTTCGGTAATCGATGCGGTGAAGTACTACAACAGTCTCTCTGCCACGTATCACGCAATGCCCGCTGGGGTGCAGTCCTCATGGGGAAATGTGGTGCCCAATTTTGTTTCGGGCAATACGGCGATGATCGTCCATAGTTCCGGCAGCCTTTCTAAGATCCTTTCCCAGGCCGATTTTACGGTTGGTGTCTGCGGTGTTCCGGGGAAAGAAAAAGGTACCTTTGCCAGCGTTCCCGGAGGCGGCAACATCTACATGGTCTCCGGCTTAAGCGATGCGCAGAAAAAGGCCGCCTTTGAGTTTGCCGTCTTTATGACCGACCCTTCCCGTGCCGCTCAGTTTTCCATTCAGACCGGCTATATCGCCACGCGAAAGCGTGCCTATGATCAGGACGTCATGAAGGAGTACATCAAAGAGCATCCCCAGGCATTGGAGACCCGAAAGGCCCTGGATAATGCAGGCAAAGAGCTTTCGCTGCAAAACCTGAACCAGGTCCGTACGATCTTCCACACCTATATCCAGGCCGCCTTTAACGGTGACATGACGGCTGAGGCTGCAATGGCTCAGGCCCAAAAGGAAGCCGATGAGGCTCTCAAGGATTTTAGATAACAATAACAGCCAACACCATTCCCGCTTACCGGCACCCGATCCCTTCGGTGCTGGTGGCGGGAGCGGTTCGGAGTGCCCATGATTCGAAAATCACACCCTCTCCTTCCCTATCTTTTGATTCTGCCTACGCTGGTTTTTGTTCTTATCTTCACCGTTTATCCCAGCATCTCAAGTATCGTCGGCAGCTTGTATCAGCATCGTCTCAACATTCCAAAGTATCGGGACCCTCAGTTCTTCGGCTTGGGGAATTACCGGGATCTCTTTGAAAGCCAGCAGTTTCGGCTCATTATGTCCAATACGGTGCGTTACGTGGTGGTTCTTGTTCCCGCCATGGTTGTGGCCTCGCTTTTTCTCGCCCTCTGGTTACGAAAAAAGCGTTTTGCCAGGCTCAGGGTTGCGATTTTTCATCCCACCATCCTTCCCATGGTATCTGCCGCAACGATCTGGCTTTTCTTTTTTACCCCCGACTATGGTCTCTTTAACTCGTTTCTTCGCCTTTTCGGCTATTCGGGACCGGAAAACTGGATTGGAAACCCCGACATGGCCCTGTGGGCGATGGTTATCGTTGCGTTCTGGAAGGATACGGGATTTTATATGATCTTTTATCTTGCCGGGGTGCAAAATCTACCGAAGGATGTTTATGAAGCCCTGGAAATTGAAGGGGCAGGGCCTGTGACCACCTTTTTCCGCTTTACCCTGCCGCTGCTGCGAAGGACCACCCTTTTTGTCACCACCGTGGCCGTTATCGGTGCCTTTCGAACCGTGGACCATGTCTTCGTGATGACCCAGGGAGGCCCCAGCGAGCGGAGTTCCCTTTTGCTCTACCACCTTTGGCAGGTGCGCTTTGAGAGCCTGAATGTGGGGCAGGCTTCGGCCATTACGGTCATTCTGATTCTCGTTCTTTTGCTGTTCACCATTGCGAATTTCATCTTCAGCGAAGGGAGGTCGAAGGATGTCTGATATCCATGCTGTTAGTTCCGGCTCGAAAAAACAGCCCCGGGTTAGCGCACGTGTACTGCGCTGGATTGCGGCCGCCCTTGGCCTCTGCCTTGCCCTTCTGTGGTCCATGCCCCTTATCTGGGCGCTGATCGCAAGCCTTCGGCCTGCTGCCGAGCCCTTTGCCCGTGGACAGATCTGGTTTGGTTCGGCTTTGAGCCTTGGAAACTACCTGCGGGCCTTTTCTCTGGCTCCCTTTGCCCTCTATTTCCGTAATACCCTGATCCTGGTTGTCATGGTCCTTGCTGTCCAGTTGGTAACCAGCAGCCTGGCTGCCTTTGCCTTCTCCTTTTATCGCTTTCGTGGAGAGCGTATCTTGTTTACCCTTATCCTGACGCAGATGATGATTCCCACCGTTGCGCTGCTGGTACCGAATTTCCAGACCATCCGGGTCCTTGGCCTGTATGACCACATCGCGGCAATGGCTGTTCCCTTTTGGGGAAGCGCCTTTGGTGTCTTTCTCCTGCGTCAAAGCTTTCTCGGTATCCCCAGAGACTATGGCGACGCCGCGCTGGTCGACGGTTGCAGCTGGTCCCGTATCCTTTGGCATATCTATCTGCCCATGGCCTCTCCTTCGGTGATAGCCTTTTCGATTTCTTCGATAAACTGGCACTGGAACAGTCTGCTTTGGCCCCTTATCATCACCCGCAGTGATGCCTCACGGCCGCTGACGGTGGGGCTTGCCCGTTTTACGCAGCTTGGAGAGATCGGAGCTCAGTGGGGATTGATGTCTGCGGCGACACTGATTGTGGCTTTGCCCCTTGTGGTTCTTTTCCTTATCTTCCAAAAGCGGTTTATGGAAGGCTATATGAGTTCGGGGTTGAAATGAAAAAAGCTACGGAAACCGTGTGCTGGCAATGGGCCGACCCCAAGCACTTTGAGGCACATCAAGATGATTTTATTCGACCGGTAGGGGAGATATTGGAGGAGCTGCATGGCTTTCTGCCTCCCTTTCAGGCTGCATCGAAGAGCGACAAGCCCATTGTTTTGGAGTGTGAATTGGAAGAGCCTGTCGGGCGAAGCGGCCTGAAAGTAGTTCGCCCCGAAGCGGACAAGAAGGACGAATCCTTTTGGGCCTTTCGACGGGGGAGGGCTATCCCCTCTCATCTCATCTTTGCCGAAAAGGAGCTTACACGCTGGGTGTGTCTGTGGGGCTGGAGAAAAAAAGATGGCTTCGTTATTCATACGATCTATCCGGGACGCAGTGCTCCACGGGAGATCCATGATCCCGCCATCACCCTCGATCAGTTATCATCTGCCATAGAATTTTGGCGTTGCCATGCAATAGTAGTAACAGACAAGGGGGAGTTCAGCCTTGAGCCGGAAGCCTGAACCCACAGCAGACAATCATATTCCGGCAATAAGCCTTCAATGGATTGAGACGTATCTGGGCCTGCATCTGCAGGAAGGTGTTGCCCTCTTTGATATCGATGGTACGGTGATGGATACCATCCCCCGCAATTACCAAATTCTTAAGGAGGCAGTCTCGATTATTCCCCGCTTACGGCCGATAGTTGATACAATCGGGCCGGAGGCGTGCGGCTGGAATGTCTTTACCCCCCTTTCCGGTCGCATCCAGCTTACCGATGCGGAATCCCGGGAGCTTCGCCGATTCTGGCGGCAGCGTTTTTTCACCGATTCCTACCTTTCCTATGATAGGCCTTATGCCGGTGTAAGGGAATTTTTGCAGGCGATTAGGAAACGGGGCCTGCCAATTGTCTATCTTACCGGCAGGGACAAGAAGAATATGAGTGCCGGAACCATCGCTTCGTTTCAGACCCACAATATCCCCGTCGATGAACATACCCGCTTCCTTTTTAAGCCGGATGCAGCCATACCCGATCTCTCTTTCAAACAGGATGCCTGTCGCCGCCTTGCCGAAAACGAGCACGTAGTTTTTGCTGTTGAAAACGAACCGGCCAATGCCAATATGATGGTGGAATACTTCCCCAGTGCGTTGGTGATGTTGGTCGAGACCATTACCAGCCCAAATCCGGCAGAGCCCGATCCCTCTATTATCCGGTTTTCCTCTTACCAGTGATCGTATTCGTGCCAACTATTATCCTATGTTAATGATTTTATGGTTAGGTTTCTGTACGTTCTATCTAAACAATGTCTACAAGGGGCACATTGAATATGATCGAACAGAAACAGATCCTAAGAAAAGGTACGCAAAGAGAATATTTCCTGGATTGGATCAAAGTGAGTGTCGTTTTGTTATTGGTGCCATACCATACCGCGGTAAGCTTTTCCCACATCGGGCATGCCTATATCTATATCGAACCTAAGATAGACTCGTGGTTCTATATTCTGATGTCCGATTTCCTCAACCTTTGGTTTATGAGAATACTTTTCTTCATTTCCGGAATCTCGGTATATCTGGGGCTAAGAAAGAGAACTCCGAAGGAGTTTATTGTCGAACGGTTCAAGCGGCTGATTTTACCGATTATTTTTCTGGTTTTGACCATTGGCCCTCTTTCCGGGTATGTCCTTGCCACCACCAGGTACGGGTTTACCGGTTCTTTCTTTGCGTTTTATCCCCAATTCTTTCTGAAATTGCACCAGTATCTCTTTTGGGCACAACTCTGGTATTGCGGCTACCTTTTTGTATTCTCTCTTATCGGCCTCCCGCTCTGTGTCTTTCTGAAGGAAAGGATAGGCATAGTTGAAAAGATCAACGGATTTCTTGCAAAAAAATATAATATTCTGCTTCCGGGAGTCGTGATTGTCATATTCGAGATGAGCCTGCGACCCTTTTTCCCCGGTTATCAATCGCTTATTGGTGATTGGGCCAACGAGGCAGTGTATGTTTCTCTTTTTATCTTTGGCTACATCATGGGACAGTCGAAGGATATTTTTCACGTTATGGCCCGGCATAGCAAACTGTACGGAACCATAGGAGCGATATCAAGCCTTGTATATCTCTACGTAAAGCGATTTTGTTCTTTTATTCCCGAGGGCTACGGCAAAGAGGTGCTTGTTGCTATGCTCTGGGGGATAGCCGCTTATGCATTAATTCTTTTTATTCTGGGATTCGCAAAAACCCATTTCTACAAGAATAGCCCCCTTTTAGCATACCTTTCCAACAGTTCTTTCGCCTTGTATGTGTTTCACTATGCTATTATTACGTTTATCAACTTCTTTCTGTTAAAGAGCAACATGAATCACTACCTTGTGTGGGGCCTGACAACCATCAGTACCTATCTTGTGTTTACGCTTCTTTTTGAGTGTGTTCTTAAACGAAGTAGCTTTTTTTGTTATATTTGTTCCATACGGAAATAGGAACATCGATATCGAGGGTACTTAAATGACTGCAGATATAAAGGCCTTTCTTCTTGAAAAATTGGGGAAATATGCAGATATCCCTGATGAAGAGATGGATATGATTATAGCGAAGCTGCGGTCGAAGTATATTGCTAAACATGATTTTTTCCTGCAGGCGGGGGACAGTACAAGTAGCCTTGCATTCATCTACTCAGGTTTTTTCAGAGTCTACTGTATCGATAGTTCGGGAAATGAAAAAACCTTATCGTTTCGAAGAAACGGGCAGTTCCTTTCCGGATATTCCCCATTTCTTGAAAAGAAAGAAATTTGGTATTCCATTCAGGCCTTGGAAGATGCCGAGATCGGTTATATCAATTTTGCTGATTATAAGAAGTTGGAAGGCGGGCATCCCTGCTGGAATGAATTGATAAAGAATTATGTTACGAAATTGTTTATAGAAAAAGAGCAGAGGGAACGATCTTTGCTGCTCGATGATGCGACAACACGGTACCTCCGTTTTCTGCAAGATTATCCCGGTTATGAAGAAAGGATTCCCCAATACCATATCGCCTCATATTTGGGGATAACTGCGGTTTCACTGAGCAGGATACGGGCGGCAATAAAGAAATCTGGGCCCCCCGCACTTGAGTGACGGATTATCTGCCCGGAGTCGAGCCGATAAGCAGCCGAATTCATCATTAGGTACATTTTAGATTGTAATATATAGTAAAATATGTTACAGTAATATATATTACTATATAAGAGTTTGGAATGAAATTCTATGCACGAGAACGCGAATTAGAAATACTCGAAACACAATATAAACAAGTTCGAAATACATCGATAATGACAGTGATAACGGGGAGAAGAAGAATAGGGAAAACATCGCTGTCAAAACTTTATTCAAAAGGAAAAAAAACTCTATATTTGTTTGTTTCAAAAAAAGATGAGGTACTTCTGTGTGAGGAGTTTACTCAGGCAATAAAAGAAAAGTTCGATATCCCTATATACGGAAACGTTCGTAGGTTTAAAGATGTATTCAAGATAATAATGGATATCGGTCAGAACGAGAAAATTATTGTAATATTAGATGAATTTCAGGAGTTTTTCCAAATAAACCGATCAGTATATTCAGACGTACAGAACGTATGGGATCAATATAAGAATACATCAAATATACACCTCATCTGTATAGGATCAGTTTATTCATTAATGACTAAAATATTTAAGGACAGTAAAGAACCTCTATTTGGAAGGGCAGATAGAGTAATGTATCTAAAACCATTCCCTCCACATGTAATAAAAGAAATATTGGAAGATGAGAATAGATATAGTAATGAGAATTTATTCATAAACTACCTACTTACAGGCGGGGTTCCTCGCTATCAGGAAATATTATTAGCAAATAAGAAATTTAGTGAAGAAGAAATATTGAGATTTTATTTTAAAGTAGATTCACCATTCATAGAGGAAGGGCGAACGATTCTAATAGAAGAATTTGGGAAAGAATATGGAACCTATTTTTCTATTTTAGAGCTTCTATCAGAAGGACGAACTTCACGAAGTGAAATTGGATCAATATTAGAAAAGGACATTGGAGGGTATTTAGAGAAATTAGTAACTGATTATAATATCGTTGGAAAGATAAAGCCTATAGGAGCAAAACCAACGGGAAGAATCCAGAAGTATTGTATAAGTGATAATTTTTTGAAATTCTGGTTTCGATATGTATATAAATATAGAACGGCCATTGAGAATAATAATTATGAATATATAAGAAATAAATTGAAAGAAACTCTGAAAAGTTATAGTGGCCCTATACTTGAAAAACTTTATCAGGAAATCTATCGAAACTCTGGGAAATATATGGAGATAGGAAATTACTGGGAAAAAGGGAATCAGAATGAAATCGATATAGTCTGTATTGATGAATTGAATAAAAGAATAAAGATAGCAGAAGTAAAGCTGAATAAAGATAAGATTAACATAACCGAGTTAAAGGAAAAGTCACAGAATTTGATTAAGAACTATAAAGAATATGAAAAAGAATATATTGGACTGGGCTTGCAGGATATAGATCATGTAGTGAAAAATGAAGGTTTATAACCGGTATAGCATCGTGACCGAACCCGAGACCGGCGTTAGTACCTTAGTACCGGCCTCGGGTTATGATCGGCTGCAACTACTTTTTTGTCACCACCGTAAGATTGTATGAAATCACATCGTTGATGGTTTTTGTTCCCTTGGTTCCAGGAAAATTGATGAGGGTGAAGCATGTCGCTTTGGGAAGGATCTCCTGCAGCGGCTTTGCAATGGGGTTATGAATGTTGTCCAGAATAATGGTGGCATCGGAATCCTTGAACTGATTGATCTGGCCGAGGGTCAGGGGTTGGGGGCCGAAGCTGCCGACGACCTCAAGCCCAAGGGTTTGGGCAAAGGGCACCTGGTAGCGATGGACAAGGGCCTTCTGCCCGGCAAGACCGCTTTCCTTTGCTTTTTGTGCCGCCTGTTCGTACAAGGCTTGTAATGCTTCAAGGTTTTCCTTTGCTTTCTCTATGGTTCCCATGCGTCTGGCAATGGTCATGACCGACTGTTCCATGGTCTCCCAATCGTACTGGGTGACGATTTGGATTCCCTTTGAGCTGTCGCCCGAAAGGGTTTTGTTGATTTCGTCCATCATTACCTCATATCCTGCATACACAAAATAGTCGGCCTTGGCCACTTTCGGAATATCGGAAGGCATGAGCTCGTATTCTGCAGGGTGGGTCATCTCCGCTGGAGCGAGGAAGGTGACTGAGTCGGCGCCGGCTGCCATGGCAAAGGCGGCGGTCCAGCTGGTGGAGGCAACGACATTTTGTGCCGCAAGTGAGAAGGGCATCAGGACGACAAAACAGATCAATAAAAACTTACGCATAACATCTCCTTTTTATTAGATTAATCCCCATAACGATGGAGGCTAAAACGGCAATGGTTCCACTCACCGGCCAGTTCAGAAGCAATGCGACGAAGAAACCGGTAAGGCTGAGGCCAGCTCCCAGAAAGGAGGCCCGGAGAAAGACCGATTTCATGCTGGAGGCCTGGGAGGATGCAATGATGGCCGGAAGCAGAATAAGTGCGTCCATGAGAAAGGCGCCCATAAGCTTCATGGCGGCCGCAACCGCAAGGGCCGTCAGCCCGACAATGAAATAGGTGTGCGCACTTTCATTGACCCCGGAGGTAAAGGCGATGTCCGGGTCGAAGAAGACCGCCCGGATCTGGCGGACATAGCGGGCCTGATAAACGATCACGACCAGGCCCAAAAGCCCGACCGAGATAAAATCATCCCAGCCGACGGTAAAGGGGCTACCCCAGAGCAGGTTCATGGTATCCTTCGCCGGGACATGGAAGGCGTACATAAGGATACTGGCAAGGCCGATACTCAGGATCATGAGAAAGAGGTTGACCCTGCCCATCTCCATGCCGCCGCTTCGGGAGAGCCATACGAGCAGAAATACCAGCAGGACGTTTACCGCCGTTGTTACGCCGACGGGTGAAAGGTCTGCGGCCAGGGCGATGGCGCCTCCGAGCATAAGTGAATGCATCATCATGAAACGGATCGAGAGCAGGTTCATGCGGACGATGTAGACGCCTGTGACGGGAAAGAGGAAGCCGCCAGCCACCAATAGCAAAAGCCCCTTCCAGACAGGGGGAAGTTGCAGGAGTTCTAACATAGTTGTCCCCCCTCCAGAGACCTCTCGGGCCAGCCAAGGGCAGTGGTCCAGTCGGCATCATGGGAGACGAGGAGAATGGTGGGAATAACGGTTCTGCTCATCTCTTCGAGAAGCTCCTTCAGGACCGCTCTTCCCTCCTTGTCCAGGTAGGATGATGGTTCGTCCAGGAGGATGAGCCTGGCATCCTGACAGAGGCAGCGGGCCAGGTTGACCCGTTGCTTTTCTCCGCCGGAGAGCTCGTGGAAGGGGCGATCGAGGAGGGGAAAGGCGCCGGTCCTTCGGGCCGCAATCTCGATCTTCGCTGCGGCCTCCTCTTTTTTTGCCGCCTTGCCTGAGAGGCCTATCTCGATAACCTCCCTGGCCGAGATCGGGAAGTCGTTCGTGACCTGTCCCTGGTGCACATAACCGCACATCCAGCGGTGCTTGTTCCAGTCGGGGCTTTGGATTGATTCGCCGTTAAGACGAATGCTTCCGGTAGCGATCGGCTGCAGCCCCAAAAGGCTTCGTAAAAGGGTGGTCTTCCCCGATCCGTTGC
Coding sequences:
- a CDS encoding ATP-binding protein, encoding MKFYARERELEILETQYKQVRNTSIMTVITGRRRIGKTSLSKLYSKGKKTLYLFVSKKDEVLLCEEFTQAIKEKFDIPIYGNVRRFKDVFKIIMDIGQNEKIIVILDEFQEFFQINRSVYSDVQNVWDQYKNTSNIHLICIGSVYSLMTKIFKDSKEPLFGRADRVMYLKPFPPHVIKEILEDENRYSNENLFINYLLTGGVPRYQEILLANKKFSEEEILRFYFKVDSPFIEEGRTILIEEFGKEYGTYFSILELLSEGRTSRSEIGSILEKDIGGYLEKLVTDYNIVGKIKPIGAKPTGRIQKYCISDNFLKFWFRYVYKYRTAIENNNYEYIRNKLKETLKSYSGPILEKLYQEIYRNSGKYMEIGNYWEKGNQNEIDIVCIDELNKRIKIAEVKLNKDKINITELKEKSQNLIKNYKEYEKEYIGLGLQDIDHVVKNEGL
- a CDS encoding acyltransferase family protein yields the protein MIEQKQILRKGTQREYFLDWIKVSVVLLLVPYHTAVSFSHIGHAYIYIEPKIDSWFYILMSDFLNLWFMRILFFISGISVYLGLRKRTPKEFIVERFKRLILPIIFLVLTIGPLSGYVLATTRYGFTGSFFAFYPQFFLKLHQYLFWAQLWYCGYLFVFSLIGLPLCVFLKERIGIVEKINGFLAKKYNILLPGVVIVIFEMSLRPFFPGYQSLIGDWANEAVYVSLFIFGYIMGQSKDIFHVMARHSKLYGTIGAISSLVYLYVKRFCSFIPEGYGKEVLVAMLWGIAAYALILFILGFAKTHFYKNSPLLAYLSNSSFALYVFHYAIITFINFFLLKSNMNHYLVWGLTTISTYLVFTLLFECVLKRSSFFCYICSIRK
- a CDS encoding carbohydrate ABC transporter permease encodes the protein MIRKSHPLLPYLLILPTLVFVLIFTVYPSISSIVGSLYQHRLNIPKYRDPQFFGLGNYRDLFESQQFRLIMSNTVRYVVVLVPAMVVASLFLALWLRKKRFARLRVAIFHPTILPMVSAATIWLFFFTPDYGLFNSFLRLFGYSGPENWIGNPDMALWAMVIVAFWKDTGFYMIFYLAGVQNLPKDVYEALEIEGAGPVTTFFRFTLPLLRRTTLFVTTVAVIGAFRTVDHVFVMTQGGPSERSSLLLYHLWQVRFESLNVGQASAITVILILVLLLFTIANFIFSEGRSKDV
- a CDS encoding HAD family hydrolase → MSRKPEPTADNHIPAISLQWIETYLGLHLQEGVALFDIDGTVMDTIPRNYQILKEAVSIIPRLRPIVDTIGPEACGWNVFTPLSGRIQLTDAESRELRRFWRQRFFTDSYLSYDRPYAGVREFLQAIRKRGLPIVYLTGRDKKNMSAGTIASFQTHNIPVDEHTRFLFKPDAAIPDLSFKQDACRRLAENEHVVFAVENEPANANMMVEYFPSALVMLVETITSPNPAEPDPSIIRFSSYQ
- a CDS encoding ABC transporter substrate-binding protein, with translation MPKKVLLLSLIAVLVTVNGFAGGQKETSQGPVTIQIAYPVAVDAPVTEILDGYARDFMASHPGVTIEPVYAGGYTDIKTSIQTAIDGGGQAPALAVMLATDLFDLVNAQYVEPLSDYVDEMKDGKTYLNDFLPVFLDNSYYQGKLWSLPFQRSAVVMYYNADLLEKEGITPPDSWDALASTAEALTLKDGDAVKRWGIEWPSGWPYWVFQPLAIGAGQNIIGESDTEVYFDNPSVIDAVKYYNSLSATYHAMPAGVQSSWGNVVPNFVSGNTAMIVHSSGSLSKILSQADFTVGVCGVPGKEKGTFASVPGGGNIYMVSGLSDAQKKAAFEFAVFMTDPSRAAQFSIQTGYIATRKRAYDQDVMKEYIKEHPQALETRKALDNAGKELSLQNLNQVRTIFHTYIQAAFNGDMTAEAAMAQAQKEADEALKDFR
- a CDS encoding metal ABC transporter permease, translating into MLELLQLPPVWKGLLLLVAGGFLFPVTGVYIVRMNLLSIRFMMMHSLMLGGAIALAADLSPVGVTTAVNVLLVFLLVWLSRSGGMEMGRVNLFLMILSIGLASILMYAFHVPAKDTMNLLWGSPFTVGWDDFISVGLLGLVVIVYQARYVRQIRAVFFDPDIAFTSGVNESAHTYFIVGLTALAVAAAMKLMGAFLMDALILLPAIIASSQASSMKSVFLRASFLGAGLSLTGFFVALLLNWPVSGTIAVLASIVMGINLIKRRCYA
- a CDS encoding Crp/Fnr family transcriptional regulator yields the protein MTADIKAFLLEKLGKYADIPDEEMDMIIAKLRSKYIAKHDFFLQAGDSTSSLAFIYSGFFRVYCIDSSGNEKTLSFRRNGQFLSGYSPFLEKKEIWYSIQALEDAEIGYINFADYKKLEGGHPCWNELIKNYVTKLFIEKEQRERSLLLDDATTRYLRFLQDYPGYEERIPQYHIASYLGITAVSLSRIRAAIKKSGPPALE
- a CDS encoding metal ABC transporter solute-binding protein, Zn/Mn family — its product is MRKFLLICFVVLMPFSLAAQNVVASTSWTAAFAMAAGADSVTFLAPAEMTHPAEYELMPSDIPKVAKADYFVYAGYEVMMDEINKTLSGDSSKGIQIVTQYDWETMEQSVMTIARRMGTIEKAKENLEALQALYEQAAQKAKESGLAGQKALVHRYQVPFAQTLGLEVVGSFGPQPLTLGQINQFKDSDATIILDNIHNPIAKPLQEILPKATCFTLINFPGTKGTKTINDVISYNLTVVTKK
- a CDS encoding carbohydrate ABC transporter permease — its product is MSDIHAVSSGSKKQPRVSARVLRWIAAALGLCLALLWSMPLIWALIASLRPAAEPFARGQIWFGSALSLGNYLRAFSLAPFALYFRNTLILVVMVLAVQLVTSSLAAFAFSFYRFRGERILFTLILTQMMIPTVALLVPNFQTIRVLGLYDHIAAMAVPFWGSAFGVFLLRQSFLGIPRDYGDAALVDGCSWSRILWHIYLPMASPSVIAFSISSINWHWNSLLWPLIITRSDASRPLTVGLARFTQLGEIGAQWGLMSAATLIVALPLVVLFLIFQKRFMEGYMSSGLK
- a CDS encoding DUF1893 domain-containing protein, with the translated sequence MNPSLVAKRNGTLFFTSNGRWLYPLFELEEACLHSNISPSDLCVEDSIGGIAAAGMMLHLGVRDVHIHILSRLGLDYFRQHGITPGWDQLVDKISCKTEEMLSGTMTPEEIYIFLKKRAGLTGGIPVDIEELHVGYGRHKVLNGLSLHMDAGETLIIRGSNGSGKTTLLRSLLGLQPIATGSIRLNGESIQSPDWNKHRWMCGYVHQGQVTNDFPISAREVIEIGLSGKAAKKEEAAAKIEIAARRTGAFPLLDRPFHELSGGEKQRVNLARCLCQDARLILLDEPSSYLDKEGRAVLKELLEEMSRTVIPTILLVSHDADWTTALGWPERSLEGGQLC